A section of the Pseudanabaena mucicola str. Chao 1806 genome encodes:
- a CDS encoding FkbM family methyltransferase, protein MIIRKILNKIYKLAYPPHRYSKESFSQEGEDLIVRSIFASKQNVGFYVDIGAHHPYRLSNTFCFYEMGWSGINIDPIPNMKPLFDSHRPRDVNLNLGVSNYSGEMKYFIFNEPAVNTFNEQLAFELANEPKHGCKLIETKVVKVDTLANILNSHLINGKSIDFMSIDVEGYELEVLQSNDWLKYRPKVLLVEIHSLDFENLYNNKVYKYLNDIGYKMIAKTLITSFWQESCKG, encoded by the coding sequence ATGATAATAAGAAAAATACTCAATAAAATATACAAATTAGCCTATCCTCCACATAGGTATTCTAAAGAGTCTTTTTCTCAAGAAGGTGAAGATTTAATTGTTAGATCAATTTTCGCTTCTAAGCAGAATGTAGGGTTTTATGTTGATATAGGGGCGCATCATCCATATCGACTTTCTAACACTTTTTGCTTCTATGAAATGGGGTGGTCTGGAATCAATATTGATCCAATTCCTAATATGAAGCCCTTGTTTGATTCGCATCGTCCTAGGGATGTAAATTTAAATTTAGGAGTTAGCAATTACTCTGGAGAAATGAAATATTTTATATTTAATGAACCTGCTGTCAATACTTTTAATGAGCAATTAGCATTTGAATTGGCAAACGAGCCAAAGCATGGCTGTAAGCTTATCGAAACTAAGGTGGTTAAGGTCGATACTTTAGCTAACATATTAAACAGCCATCTTATTAATGGAAAATCCATTGATTTCATGAGTATTGATGTCGAAGGATATGAGTTGGAAGTTCTACAATCTAATGACTGGTTAAAGTATAGACCTAAAGTTTTATTGGTAGAAATACATAGCCTAGATTTTGAAAATTTATATAACAACAAGGTATATAAGTACTTAAATGATATTGGTTATAAGATGATTGCAAAGACTCTTATAACCTCATTTTGGCAGGAGAGTTGTAAAGGATAG
- a CDS encoding CgeB family protein encodes MKIFYAAPNTAHQDDLPNSKLWNYNLYSSLVKLGHEVVTFEFDYSEFNYNLDILNPVHCKFIDKNRPKLGNELIKQVELAHRQKSIDLFFSYFYSAYVEPDVIQKIKEMGILTINWYCNASYQLHLVEEIAPAYDYCLVPEKFRLEDYKRIGANPIYCQEAANPEVYKPHSLAQEYDVTFVGQKYGDRPYYIRHLINAKIDARAWGPLWEKKQPSLWRRWARSLKNIALNRPSWEVPAKYCGAPLSDEEYIKMYSRSKISLGFTTVAEMPKQGESPIKQVRLRDFEATMSGAFYLVEYFDELTDFFEPDKEIVCFSSPEELIDKANFYLKHDDAREKIRQAGMQRARNEHTWQKRFEMVFKQIGLT; translated from the coding sequence ATGAAAATTTTTTATGCGGCTCCTAATACAGCGCATCAGGATGATTTGCCAAATTCAAAGCTATGGAATTACAATCTTTATTCATCCTTAGTAAAGCTAGGTCATGAAGTAGTAACTTTTGAATTTGATTATTCAGAATTTAATTACAATCTTGATATCCTTAACCCTGTTCATTGTAAGTTTATCGATAAAAATCGACCTAAACTAGGGAACGAGCTAATCAAGCAAGTAGAATTAGCTCATAGACAAAAATCAATTGATTTGTTTTTTAGTTATTTTTATTCTGCTTATGTGGAACCAGATGTAATTCAAAAAATAAAAGAAATGGGGATTCTAACCATCAATTGGTATTGCAATGCTTCATATCAGCTTCATCTTGTTGAAGAAATTGCCCCCGCATATGATTACTGCTTAGTTCCTGAGAAATTTCGTTTAGAAGACTACAAGCGCATTGGTGCTAATCCTATTTATTGCCAAGAAGCAGCTAATCCAGAAGTTTATAAACCCCATAGCTTGGCTCAAGAATATGATGTAACTTTTGTTGGACAAAAGTATGGAGATCGCCCTTATTATATTCGTCACCTAATCAATGCCAAAATTGATGCACGAGCTTGGGGACCACTATGGGAAAAAAAACAGCCATCTTTGTGGCGTAGATGGGCGCGATCGCTAAAAAATATTGCTTTAAATCGTCCTTCTTGGGAAGTTCCTGCTAAATATTGTGGTGCACCATTGAGTGATGAAGAATACATAAAAATGTATAGTCGGAGCAAAATTAGTTTAGGTTTTACCACTGTAGCAGAGATGCCAAAGCAAGGTGAATCACCGATCAAACAGGTGCGCTTAAGAGATTTTGAAGCAACTATGAGTGGGGCTTTTTATCTAGTTGAATATTTTGATGAACTTACTGACTTTTTTGAGCCAGACAAAGAAATTGTGTGTTTTTCTAGTCCAGAAGAATTAATAGATAAGGCTAATTTCTATTTAAAACATGACGATGCAAGGGAAAAAATTCGTCAAGCGGGTATGCAACGAGCAAGAAATGAGCATACTTGGCAAAAGCGCTTTGAAATGGTATTCAAACAAATTGGACTTACTTAG
- the asnB gene encoding asparagine synthase (glutamine-hydrolyzing), with the protein MCGIAAIISIDREIPDDSINNMIAALKHRGPDTQKAVKLNNNCHLGHTRLSIIDLSGGTQPMSDDNQRYWIVFNGEIYNYRELRQQLEKKGEHFYTKSDTEVLLKAYQVYGESILSHLNGQFAFAIWDQQEQTLFASRDRLGEKPFYYTQSPQGHLIIASEIKAILASKLIQPQLDPLAVDAYLALLYVPPKQTIYQNIHTLAPAHALIWKNGQIRQWRYWQPKYSQSPINTQDAIEQVEYLIKQAVKRQMVADVPIGAFLSGGADSSTIVALMTQYTSHPIQTFSVGFGGLINELPYAQAVAQKYQTEHNELQMDLSVGELLETMAMVYDEPFADSSNIPTYKIAEFASHKVKVVLSGDGGDELFGGYEWYKHLLMKDDSISQQWLQQIIWRILGKLHLPVQKQRQESVSGYNSAQLKQRYPDWWDQHLAVATELNCDRHALWQKNLQTKYSIQQTYCPHENLQDMDRVTSFDLDCYLSGDILVKVDRATMAHGLESRSPFLDVDLVEFVLNLPWALRFQEANRKFLLRQSCGKLWPYQLHERHKQGFGAPIWNWIKRPDVQSLLRKATDLNGPLSHLLPGLRVTVNKLSPQQQWTILCLGLWMDKRSECIKTPP; encoded by the coding sequence ATGTGTGGTATCGCGGCGATTATATCTATTGACAGAGAAATTCCTGATGATTCAATCAATAATATGATTGCTGCCCTAAAACATCGTGGACCTGACACACAAAAAGCAGTAAAACTCAATAATAACTGCCATTTAGGACATACCCGCCTTAGCATCATTGATCTATCTGGTGGGACTCAACCCATGTCTGATGACAATCAACGTTACTGGATAGTTTTCAATGGCGAAATTTATAATTACCGAGAATTACGTCAACAGCTAGAAAAAAAAGGTGAACATTTTTATACTAAGTCGGATACAGAAGTTTTATTGAAGGCTTACCAAGTTTATGGTGAATCAATCTTATCTCATCTAAATGGACAGTTTGCCTTTGCCATCTGGGATCAACAGGAACAAACACTTTTTGCGTCACGCGATCGCCTTGGTGAAAAACCTTTTTACTACACCCAATCACCTCAAGGGCATCTCATCATTGCTTCAGAAATAAAGGCAATCCTTGCGTCAAAATTGATCCAACCTCAACTCGATCCATTAGCTGTAGACGCTTATCTTGCGCTCCTTTACGTTCCACCAAAACAGACTATCTATCAAAACATCCATACTTTAGCCCCCGCCCATGCATTAATCTGGAAAAACGGACAAATAAGACAGTGGCGTTATTGGCAACCGAAATATTCGCAAAGTCCCATCAATACTCAAGATGCTATTGAGCAAGTAGAGTACTTGATTAAACAAGCTGTGAAGCGTCAGATGGTGGCTGATGTACCCATTGGCGCTTTTTTAAGTGGGGGCGCAGACTCTAGCACTATTGTTGCCTTGATGACTCAATATACATCCCATCCTATCCAAACTTTTTCTGTTGGCTTTGGAGGCCTAATCAATGAACTACCCTATGCACAGGCTGTTGCTCAAAAATATCAGACTGAGCATAATGAGTTACAGATGGATCTTTCGGTTGGCGAACTTCTTGAGACAATGGCAATGGTTTATGATGAACCCTTTGCAGACTCTTCTAATATACCCACATATAAGATTGCAGAATTTGCTAGTCATAAGGTAAAGGTAGTTCTTTCTGGAGATGGTGGAGATGAGCTATTTGGTGGATATGAATGGTACAAACACCTATTAATGAAAGATGACTCTATCTCCCAACAATGGCTACAACAAATAATCTGGCGCATTCTTGGTAAATTGCACTTACCAGTACAAAAACAACGGCAAGAATCTGTTAGCGGATATAACTCAGCCCAACTCAAACAGCGTTACCCTGACTGGTGGGATCAGCATTTAGCAGTTGCTACTGAGTTAAATTGCGATCGTCATGCCCTGTGGCAGAAAAATTTACAGACAAAGTATTCTATTCAGCAAACTTACTGTCCCCATGAAAATCTACAAGACATGGATCGAGTAACCTCTTTTGACTTAGACTGTTATTTGTCAGGAGATATACTAGTTAAAGTAGATCGAGCAACGATGGCTCATGGTTTAGAATCACGCTCACCTTTCCTTGATGTTGATTTAGTGGAGTTTGTTTTAAACTTGCCTTGGGCACTAAGATTTCAAGAAGCTAATCGTAAGTTTTTACTACGTCAATCTTGTGGGAAATTATGGCCATATCAACTTCACGAGCGTCATAAACAAGGCTTTGGTGCTCCAATTTGGAATTGGATAAAGCGTCCTGATGTTCAATCTCTTTTACGAAAAGCAACTGATCTAAATGGCCCCCTTAGTCATTTATTACCTGGATTAAGAGTTACTGTTAATAAATTGTCACCTCAACAGCAATGGACAATCTTATGTTTAGGATTATGGATGGATAAACGATCAGAATGTATCAAAACCCCACCGTAA
- a CDS encoding glycosyltransferase, producing the protein MYQNPTVTVLMSAHNSASFILEAVESILKQTWINFEFIIIDDGSSDNSVDLIRSFSDKRIKLICNDKNIGLTASLNRGINIAQGKYIARMDSDDIAEPNRLSSQVNFLEKHPEIGILGSPCLLFDNTSTDSYSIYYVPNNDLEIRWTSLLNNPFAHPTVMLRRDILSQYSLNYDETFKTAQDYEFWTRLLNYTQGANLDFPILRYRTGEGITKTKRESQLKNHDFIAYRTIQNTLPELSISLENVTRIRSLMITKDIYNQSNRSSKLESLKALTEYLRIFNLFISKYDKDDLNIKKLKNKEFVNILKMLLKIIRSSDSYKFSKEVLKQYINLLFKLSILILQQHDK; encoded by the coding sequence ATGTATCAAAACCCCACCGTAACAGTATTAATGTCTGCTCATAATAGTGCCTCTTTTATATTAGAAGCAGTAGAAAGTATTCTCAAGCAGACTTGGATAAATTTTGAATTTATCATCATAGATGATGGTTCGAGTGATAACTCTGTTGATCTCATTCGGTCATTTTCTGATAAACGCATTAAACTAATTTGTAATGATAAAAATATAGGATTAACGGCTTCTCTAAACAGAGGTATCAATATTGCCCAAGGCAAGTATATTGCCCGTATGGATTCTGATGATATTGCAGAGCCAAATCGTTTATCTAGCCAAGTCAATTTTTTAGAAAAGCATCCAGAAATTGGAATTCTAGGAAGTCCCTGCCTTTTATTTGATAACACGTCAACTGATAGCTATTCAATATATTATGTTCCCAATAATGATCTTGAAATTCGATGGACTAGTCTTTTAAATAATCCATTTGCTCATCCAACCGTGATGCTGCGTCGAGATATTCTAAGCCAATACAGTTTAAATTATGATGAAACTTTTAAAACAGCACAAGACTATGAGTTCTGGACGCGCCTTTTAAATTATACTCAAGGAGCAAACCTTGATTTCCCAATCCTTAGATATAGAACTGGAGAAGGTATAACAAAGACAAAAAGAGAAAGCCAACTCAAGAACCATGACTTTATTGCCTATAGAACAATTCAAAATACCTTGCCTGAATTATCGATTTCTTTAGAAAATGTCACTCGAATTCGATCATTAATGATTACTAAAGATATTTATAATCAAAGCAATAGAAGCTCTAAATTAGAATCTTTAAAAGCACTTACGGAGTATTTGAGAATATTTAATCTTTTTATATCTAAATATGATAAGGATGACCTAAATATAAAAAAACTTAAGAATAAAGAGTTTGTTAATATATTAAAAATGTTATTGAAAATAATCCGTTCATCGGACAGTTACAAGTTTTCTAAAGAGGTATTAAAACAGTATATTAATTTATTATTTAAACTCTCTATTTTGATTTTGCAACAACATGATAAGTAG
- a CDS encoding glycosyltransferase, whose amino-acid sequence MQKIFTNILQVSTSDISGGAEKIAYDLYRSYQIKGYKSFLSVGTKISEEPNIVLIPNDKYRPWKNFWFQLADQLTPQMEVSKREKFIRRFFKYILGQPQRFIKQQLGYEYFDFKGTQDLLNLTPVKPDILHCHNLHGDYFDLRLLPKISQEIPLVLTLHDAWLLSGRCAHSFDCDRWQTGCGNCPDLKIPPEFKYDNTAYNWKRKQKIYQNSKLYIATPSQWLMDKVKKSILNAAILESRVIPNGVDLSIFYPNNKVKVRTELDIPINAKVILFAANGIRKNYWKDYQTMQTSVALLAERLPNINILFIALGEESPSTKIGQAIVKFVPYTKDPSTVAKYYQSADVYIHAARADTFPNVVLEALACGTPVVATKVGGISEQIENGKTGFLVSVGDALGMADSVQRLIENETLYNQISEQAAKVAIEKFDLERMVDDYLGWYQHILNAISTTGR is encoded by the coding sequence ATGCAAAAAATATTCACAAATATTCTTCAAGTAAGTACATCTGATATCAGTGGAGGTGCAGAAAAAATTGCTTATGATTTATATCGTAGCTATCAAATAAAAGGATATAAATCATTTCTATCTGTAGGAACAAAGATATCAGAAGAACCAAATATCGTTTTGATACCCAATGACAAGTATAGACCTTGGAAAAATTTTTGGTTTCAATTAGCTGATCAATTAACGCCACAAATGGAAGTTAGTAAACGAGAGAAATTCATTCGTAGATTTTTTAAATATATATTAGGTCAACCTCAGCGCTTTATTAAACAACAATTAGGATATGAGTATTTTGACTTTAAAGGGACTCAGGATCTATTAAATCTAACCCCAGTAAAGCCAGATATTTTACATTGTCATAACCTTCATGGCGATTATTTTGATCTGAGATTGCTACCAAAAATTAGTCAGGAAATACCTCTAGTTCTTACACTCCACGATGCTTGGTTACTTAGTGGACGTTGTGCTCATTCATTCGATTGCGATCGCTGGCAAACAGGCTGTGGTAATTGCCCAGACTTAAAAATTCCCCCAGAATTTAAGTATGATAACACGGCTTACAATTGGAAAAGAAAACAAAAAATTTATCAAAATAGTAAGCTATACATAGCTACTCCTTCACAATGGTTAATGGATAAAGTAAAAAAATCAATTTTAAACGCAGCAATTTTAGAAAGTCGAGTTATTCCCAACGGAGTTGATTTGTCTATTTTTTATCCAAACAATAAAGTCAAAGTTAGAACAGAATTAGATATACCAATAAATGCTAAAGTTATTCTCTTTGCTGCTAATGGAATTCGTAAAAACTATTGGAAAGACTATCAAACAATGCAAACTTCAGTTGCATTGTTAGCCGAAAGATTGCCAAATATTAATATATTATTCATTGCTCTAGGTGAAGAAAGTCCATCAACAAAAATTGGGCAAGCAATAGTTAAGTTTGTTCCTTACACAAAAGATCCTAGTACAGTTGCTAAGTACTATCAAAGCGCTGATGTTTACATTCATGCTGCACGAGCTGATACGTTCCCTAATGTAGTTTTAGAGGCTCTTGCTTGTGGAACTCCAGTTGTTGCTACTAAAGTAGGAGGTATTTCTGAACAAATAGAAAATGGTAAAACAGGATTTTTAGTCTCTGTAGGTGATGCATTAGGAATGGCTGATTCAGTCCAACGTTTAATAGAGAATGAGACACTATACAATCAAATAAGTGAGCAAGCAGCTAAAGTGGCAATTGAAAAATTTGATCTCGAAAGAATGGTTGACGATTATTTGGGATGGTATCAGCATATTCTCAATGCTATAAGTACAACAGGGCGATGA
- a CDS encoding NAD-dependent epimerase/dehydratase family protein yields the protein MQFLITGGAGFIGSHLTDKLLLDGHHVVVIDNLSTGNRRNLPNHPRLRFIEKNILDCKPEDFSEKFDAIAHLAATASVPSSWLYPLDTHENNLSATVWVIELCQKLSIPRLVYTSSAAIYGEQTELPITENHLPNPIAPYGWQKLFSEQYAYLFSQRFGFSFIGLRLFNVFGPRQIPDSSYSGVISIFVNAMQQNQSITIYGDGEQTRDFVYVQDVATALSDALTKPLNSNFYSICNIGTGISTSLVELVDIVSKCFPNWSGSIKLEPARFGDIRRSQSDITRAYDILGFVPKISIQSGIEHLVRSLND from the coding sequence ATGCAATTTTTGATTACAGGCGGTGCTGGTTTTATTGGTTCTCATCTTACAGATAAGCTGCTATTAGACGGGCATCATGTAGTTGTTATTGATAATCTGAGTACAGGTAATAGAAGAAATCTACCAAATCATCCGAGACTTAGATTTATTGAAAAAAATATTCTGGATTGTAAGCCAGAAGACTTCTCAGAAAAATTTGATGCTATTGCCCATTTAGCTGCTACAGCTTCAGTTCCAAGTTCTTGGCTTTATCCTTTAGATACTCATGAAAATAATCTGTCAGCAACAGTATGGGTAATAGAGTTATGCCAAAAGTTAAGCATTCCTAGACTGGTCTACACCAGTTCTGCAGCTATCTATGGTGAGCAAACAGAGCTTCCAATCACTGAAAATCATCTTCCTAATCCAATAGCTCCCTATGGTTGGCAGAAACTATTTAGTGAACAATATGCTTATTTATTCTCCCAAAGATTTGGTTTCTCTTTTATTGGCTTGCGTCTATTTAATGTTTTTGGTCCAAGACAAATACCTGATTCTAGTTATTCTGGTGTTATCTCAATTTTTGTTAATGCAATGCAACAAAACCAATCTATTACGATTTATGGTGATGGAGAACAAACTCGAGACTTTGTTTATGTTCAAGATGTAGCAACTGCACTAAGTGATGCTCTTACTAAACCACTAAATTCTAATTTTTATTCAATATGTAACATTGGCACAGGAATTTCTACTTCTTTAGTAGAGCTAGTAGATATTGTTAGCAAATGTTTTCCTAATTGGAGTGGTAGCATTAAGCTAGAACCTGCTCGTTTTGGAGACATTCGTCGATCACAATCTGATATAACTAGAGCATATGACATTCTGGGATTTGTTCCTAAAATATCAATTCAATCTGGAATAGAACATCTAGTTCGTTCTCTTAATGATTAA
- a CDS encoding NAD-dependent epimerase has protein sequence MDTSQIISHKSNDSKKILVTGVAGFIGFHLTQQLLKADFEVIGIDNLNDYYDVSLKQDRLKQLEDHSNFIFYKLNIADRLAVEDLFLEKNFDTVINLAAQAGVRYSLKNPHAYVDSNLVGFANILESCRQSKVNHLICASSSSVYGANTKIPFSTNDNVDHPISLYAATKKSNELMAYSYSHLYSLPVTCLRFFTVYGPWGRPDMAPMLFTKAILAGEPINIFNYGKMQRDFTYIDDIVIGLIQVVKNVPQLSQGLIKNDSQSGHNNTPYRVYNIGNNQPVELMYFIEILENCLGVKANKIFLPIQSGDLPITYADIEDLEKDMGFKPNTSLEIGIDKFVSWYRSYYQV, from the coding sequence ATGGATACAAGTCAGATAATTTCTCATAAATCAAATGATAGTAAAAAAATATTAGTGACTGGTGTTGCTGGTTTTATCGGTTTTCATCTTACTCAACAATTATTAAAGGCGGATTTCGAAGTTATAGGAATAGATAATTTAAATGATTATTATGACGTTTCACTCAAGCAAGATAGACTAAAACAACTAGAGGATCACTCTAATTTTATATTTTATAAGTTAAATATCGCAGACAGGTTAGCAGTAGAAGATCTATTTTTAGAAAAAAATTTTGATACAGTAATTAACTTAGCGGCTCAAGCAGGTGTGCGCTATTCTCTTAAAAATCCCCATGCTTATGTAGACAGTAACTTAGTTGGATTTGCCAACATTTTAGAAAGCTGTCGTCAATCGAAAGTTAATCATTTGATATGTGCTTCTTCTAGCTCTGTATATGGAGCTAATACGAAAATCCCATTTTCTACAAATGATAATGTTGATCATCCTATAAGCCTTTATGCTGCGACTAAAAAGTCTAATGAACTTATGGCTTACTCCTATAGCCACTTGTATTCTTTACCAGTGACATGTCTAAGATTTTTTACTGTTTATGGTCCGTGGGGAAGACCAGATATGGCTCCAATGCTTTTTACAAAAGCTATTTTAGCTGGTGAGCCAATTAATATTTTTAATTATGGCAAAATGCAGCGAGACTTTACATATATTGATGATATTGTAATTGGGTTAATCCAAGTCGTAAAAAATGTTCCTCAATTAAGTCAAGGCTTAATTAAAAATGATTCTCAATCAGGTCACAATAATACTCCTTACAGAGTTTATAACATTGGTAATAATCAACCTGTTGAATTAATGTATTTTATTGAAATACTTGAAAATTGCTTAGGTGTAAAAGCAAATAAAATTTTTCTTCCAATTCAATCTGGTGATTTACCTATAACTTATGCTGATATAGAAGATTTAGAAAAAGATATGGGTTTTAAGCCAAATACCTCACTTGAAATTGGAATTGACAAGTTTGTTTCATGGTATAGATCTTATTATCAAGTTTAA
- the groES gene encoding co-chaperone GroES, with protein sequence MATTTLNVTTVKPLADRVFIKVSAKEEKTAGGIFLPETAKEKPQVGEIAAVGPGKLDDKGVRQALEVKVGDKVLYSKYAGTDIKLGADEYVLLAEKDILAIVS encoded by the coding sequence ATGGCAACAACGACATTAAACGTAACAACTGTAAAGCCTTTAGCCGATCGCGTATTTATCAAAGTAAGCGCTAAAGAAGAAAAAACCGCAGGTGGTATTTTCTTGCCTGAGACCGCAAAAGAAAAGCCCCAAGTTGGCGAAATTGCCGCAGTAGGTCCTGGCAAACTTGATGACAAAGGAGTTCGCCAAGCCCTCGAAGTTAAAGTTGGAGACAAAGTTCTCTACTCCAAATATGCTGGCACTGATATCAAACTCGGCGCTGATGAGTATGTATTGCTTGCCGAAAAAGATATTTTAGCGATCGTTTCATAG
- the groL gene encoding chaperonin GroEL (60 kDa chaperone family; promotes refolding of misfolded polypeptides especially under stressful conditions; forms two stacked rings of heptamers to form a barrel-shaped 14mer; ends can be capped by GroES; misfolded proteins enter the barrel where they are refolded when GroES binds), which produces MSKKIIYNEDARRALERGMDILAESVAVTLGPKGRNVVLEKKFGSPQIVNDGVTIAKEIELEDNVENTGVALIRQAASKTNDAAGDGTTTATVLAHAIVKEGLRNVAAGANSIALKRGIDKATAFLVGKIKEHSKPIEDSKAIAQVGTISAGNDDEVGAMIAQAMDKVGKEGVISLEEGKSMVTELEVTEGMRFDKGYISPYFVTDAERMEASFEEPVLLITDKKIALVQELVPVLEQVARAGRPLIIIAEDIEKEALATLVVNRLRGVLNVAAIKAPGFGDRRKAMLEDIAILTGGQVITEDAGLRLDSVKIDQLGKSRRVIITKDNTTIVADGNEAAVKTRVEQIRRQIEETESSYDKEKLQERLAKLSGGVAVIKVGAATETEMKDRKLRLEDAINATKAAVEEGIVPGGGTTYAHLAPELFSWANDNLTGEELTGAIIVSKSLSAPVKRIAQNAGFNGAVIAENVREKDFNTGFNAATGEFEDMFAAGIVDPAKVTRSALQNAASIAGMILTTECIIVDKPEDKAAGSGGAMGAGGDFDY; this is translated from the coding sequence ATGTCTAAGAAAATCATTTACAACGAAGATGCCCGTCGCGCCCTTGAGCGTGGTATGGATATTTTGGCGGAGTCCGTTGCGGTGACTCTTGGTCCTAAGGGTCGTAACGTAGTTCTTGAGAAGAAATTTGGTTCTCCTCAAATCGTCAATGACGGTGTCACCATTGCTAAGGAAATTGAACTAGAAGATAACGTTGAAAATACTGGCGTGGCTTTGATCCGTCAAGCTGCTTCTAAGACTAACGATGCTGCTGGTGACGGAACCACCACTGCAACCGTATTGGCTCACGCCATTGTCAAGGAAGGTTTGCGTAACGTAGCGGCTGGTGCTAACTCGATCGCCCTGAAGCGTGGTATTGATAAGGCAACTGCTTTCTTGGTTGGCAAGATCAAAGAACATTCTAAGCCCATCGAAGATTCTAAGGCGATCGCTCAAGTTGGAACCATCTCTGCTGGCAACGACGACGAAGTCGGCGCAATGATCGCTCAAGCCATGGATAAGGTCGGTAAAGAAGGCGTGATTTCCCTTGAAGAAGGTAAATCTATGGTTACCGAACTCGAAGTTACCGAAGGTATGCGCTTTGATAAGGGTTATATCTCTCCCTACTTCGTCACCGATGCAGAGCGTATGGAAGCTTCCTTTGAAGAGCCAGTTCTCTTAATCACCGATAAGAAGATTGCCCTCGTTCAAGAACTCGTACCTGTCCTTGAGCAAGTTGCTCGCGCTGGTCGTCCTCTGATCATCATTGCTGAAGATATCGAGAAAGAAGCTCTAGCAACCCTCGTAGTTAACCGTCTCCGTGGCGTTCTCAATGTTGCGGCTATCAAGGCTCCAGGATTTGGCGATCGCCGTAAAGCTATGCTTGAAGACATTGCCATCCTCACTGGTGGTCAGGTTATTACCGAAGACGCAGGACTGCGCCTTGATTCCGTTAAAATTGACCAACTTGGCAAATCTCGCCGCGTGATCATCACCAAGGACAACACTACAATCGTTGCTGATGGCAACGAAGCCGCAGTTAAAACCCGTGTTGAGCAGATCCGTCGTCAAATTGAAGAAACTGAGTCTTCCTATGATAAGGAAAAACTCCAAGAGCGTTTAGCTAAGCTCTCTGGTGGCGTAGCAGTGATCAAAGTTGGCGCAGCAACTGAAACCGAGATGAAGGATCGTAAGCTACGCCTCGAAGATGCGATCAATGCAACCAAGGCTGCTGTAGAAGAAGGTATCGTTCCTGGTGGTGGTACAACCTATGCTCATCTTGCTCCTGAGTTGTTTAGTTGGGCAAATGACAACTTGACTGGTGAGGAATTGACTGGTGCAATTATCGTATCTAAGTCTTTGTCTGCTCCTGTAAAGCGCATTGCTCAAAACGCAGGCTTTAATGGTGCAGTAATTGCAGAAAATGTCCGTGAAAAAGACTTCAACACTGGCTTCAACGCTGCTACTGGCGAATTTGAAGATATGTTTGCGGCGGGCATTGTTGACCCTGCGAAGGTGACTCGTTCTGCGCTCCAAAACGCAGCATCGATCGCTGGCATGATCCTGACCACCGAATGTATTATCGTTGATAAGCCTGAAGATAAAGCTGCTGGATCTGGTGGCGCAATGGGTGCTGGTGGCGACTTCGACTACTAG